The Hahella sp. HNIBRBA332 genome window below encodes:
- a CDS encoding glycosyltransferase, whose translation MSLVSVVIPSYNHAHYIREAVESVLSQSYTNLELIVIDDGSSDASLDYLRSVNDPRYTLIEQENAGAHNAINKGLSLAKGDYLAILNSDDIFHKGRLSECVERLQQGADLVATWIEIIDNKSKVLGVKEGWRNMLPWNIKQPDARLIGADDFKLHLLFSNFVSTTSNVVFSRKVYEAVGGMRNLRFAHDWDFLLRVALKFRCELLEKPLLKYRIHSTNTISSNRAWMLFEICWIFAVHLKNFSGELLLQSTELDRFSHGLDLMANSINLQGNDKVFWMLMQYIAAHRETEDFSPEEVLLDREELRAEFIRHINV comes from the coding sequence ATGAGTCTTGTATCAGTTGTTATACCCAGCTATAACCATGCCCATTATATTAGGGAGGCGGTGGAAAGCGTTCTCTCTCAATCTTATACCAACTTGGAGTTGATCGTCATTGATGATGGCTCCAGCGATGCATCACTTGACTACCTGCGCAGCGTAAATGACCCTCGATATACATTAATAGAGCAGGAAAATGCCGGGGCTCATAATGCTATTAACAAAGGATTGTCTCTGGCAAAAGGCGACTATCTTGCGATTCTCAACTCTGATGATATCTTTCATAAGGGAAGGCTTTCTGAGTGTGTGGAAAGGCTGCAACAAGGCGCTGATTTAGTAGCAACATGGATTGAGATTATAGACAATAAAAGTAAGGTGCTTGGTGTTAAAGAAGGGTGGCGGAATATGCTGCCCTGGAACATTAAACAACCGGACGCAAGGCTTATTGGAGCGGATGACTTTAAGTTACATTTGCTGTTTTCTAACTTTGTGTCTACGACGAGCAACGTAGTCTTTTCTCGCAAGGTATATGAGGCAGTCGGTGGTATGCGTAATCTAAGATTCGCACATGACTGGGATTTTTTATTAAGGGTGGCACTAAAGTTTCGGTGTGAGCTTCTGGAAAAGCCTCTTTTGAAATACAGGATTCATTCTACAAACACTATTTCATCAAATCGTGCATGGATGCTGTTTGAAATTTGTTGGATTTTTGCAGTTCATCTAAAGAATTTTTCTGGCGAATTACTATTGCAGTCTACTGAATTAGATCGATTCTCTCATGGTCTTGATCTGATGGCTAACTCAATAAATTTACAGGGTAATGATAAAGTTTTTTGGATGCTCATGCAGTACATTGCTGCGCATCGGGAAACAGAAGATTTTTCACCGGAAGAAGTACTGTTGGATCGTGAGGAGTTAAGAGCTGAGTTTATCCGCCACATAAATGTGTAG
- a CDS encoding NAD-dependent epimerase/dehydratase family protein codes for MNTPEASRVLILGGMGFIGQHLTQACRSAGMIVRVADMFLPAPEARQDGVEYVDGDYKDSEFLQSILEEVDSVVHLVHDTMILNQECNMDVEFERNVRPAMHLMDMCCVKKIKKFLFVSSGGTVYGDQLNRQPIVENSSTKPISLYGTSKLIIENIGFLYNIQKNLPFIVARPGNAYGPGQKPFRGQGFVATAFASALKGEVLNIFGDGSVVRDYIHARDLADALVAILRFGKLGEAYNIGTSNGVALHTLLNEYITPILEDDGYTLQCQYTPPRGVDVSYNVLSNDKLRRDTNFSPIIELSDGLRETLMWLKNFNLM; via the coding sequence ATGAATACGCCAGAGGCCTCTCGCGTTTTGATTCTTGGCGGTATGGGATTTATTGGGCAGCATCTGACCCAGGCTTGTCGTTCTGCTGGAATGATTGTTAGAGTCGCAGATATGTTTCTGCCTGCTCCAGAAGCGAGGCAAGACGGAGTTGAATACGTAGATGGAGACTATAAAGACTCGGAATTTCTGCAGAGCATACTTGAAGAAGTCGACTCTGTTGTACATCTTGTTCACGATACAATGATTCTTAACCAAGAGTGCAACATGGACGTTGAATTTGAGCGTAATGTCAGGCCTGCAATGCATCTTATGGATATGTGTTGCGTGAAGAAAATTAAGAAATTTTTATTTGTATCTTCAGGCGGCACTGTTTATGGAGATCAGCTAAACCGCCAGCCCATTGTTGAGAATTCATCCACAAAGCCGATTTCCTTATACGGAACATCAAAGCTAATTATAGAGAACATTGGATTTCTCTATAATATTCAGAAAAACTTACCCTTTATTGTTGCGCGTCCCGGCAATGCATATGGGCCTGGACAGAAACCATTTCGTGGTCAGGGCTTTGTGGCAACTGCATTTGCCTCTGCGTTGAAGGGCGAGGTACTGAATATTTTTGGTGACGGGTCGGTTGTTCGAGATTACATACATGCCCGCGATCTAGCTGATGCGCTGGTTGCCATACTCAGATTTGGCAAACTCGGTGAAGCATATAATATTGGAACATCTAACGGCGTCGCACTGCACACTTTGTTAAATGAGTATATAACTCCAATATTAGAAGACGATGGTTACACTTTGCAGTGCCAATACACCCCCCCTCGAGGTGTGGATGTGTCATACAACGTATTATCGAATGATAAGCTACGCCGCGACACGAATTTCTCTCCAATTATCGAGCTCAGTGATGGTTTGCGCGAAACCTTAATGTGGCTAAAGAATTTTAATTTAATGTGA
- a CDS encoding glycosyltransferase gives MNELFNNLLVSCPNQGGLFLIHEGVTYKLDNFSATGFSVNSEKFARGLQPSSVLIHSQKKPDSEPSTVAADDIHDVLIVDDFIYFVGTSGNEIIKVDGKSAEIDRWTFEGDVDSLHINCLGLWNERIVFSAFGDFKQHREYKGKTREAGYVKDLLSGKELIKGLSQPHSLTPLDENLLLANSEKKEIAEYNSAGELVRSKVLGGYTRGICVTDDKIFVGLSASRNLEDPGVGSATIVALDKVTWEELGRLSLLAPEVYEIQQVSNKDLLCSALGKVASYSSETLSQVIHDREQEILVLEQKISALDLEALSLKQKIGALDLEALSLKQKIGALDLEALSLKQEIKERDSEISRLSQDVAAKLAEIDSLGQTILDRDEKLAAFSKAAHEHKQTISNLQHIITQIEHRLSVFAEKDKGIGKVVLSRLESRSKLLYWYWKLLRSPLFDSEWYLKNYPDVAQKGVNPLKHYLAIGWKESRQPGPYFDSEYYRARYPDIAGLDMPPLVHYWLHGCSEGRHPNSLFDMDWNRPERDLSLSSNEESGTLAGQTSSTNPILISVIIPTYNRGKLLPEIIAAWREVNAVTLFPYEIIFSDDGSSDGSVEFLETVNGLPLKVLRNAHGGASSARNAAIRAASGDKLLIIGDDIFPDPQILNIHAEICEQLGPKVATLGVVDWHQDLDVNHLMHHITEIGNEQFSYNRLKDNDFTDFRHFYTCNICVDRRFLLEEDVIFDERFDEYGFEDIELGYRLAKRGLKLFYTTRAKGDHYHPYVTSKFCKRQISAGKMAVVFARMHSGIDTILGVASLEKKAHKSRASQFSQERWQQRLDALVSRCEYYEELIAATPDDISMGIRKCLSTLYVHLFRAMYEYGVIQKLGDYPNSLAIAMEAHFPSIGSDYWDKLEKSAGETDGLSSAELYNLCEALNTGSERDLHYGSKQRQLFDELMQAQLLLESQVTLVSKMDRFMQLASRAVYHLLNNPRYLIHRTRQLISENKRSGKLNVANTDVATVIKAIPALVVGSPGLETKTLVANFRRTFGDTAKVYELLQCGMLSLIEESGLSGNPITPSAAEATAFYWPISSSAISCPDHLYSAYVALIENSLDLSIISNSLASEGSICISNLRDHMIFSRDIAHAVFENELNQTPLRGKILRLLPARSSAVEARIGEVLDCSSVEVDEDGFFSSQEKPSHGLIRYESQYLPPRLSTKPVIFVFPIFLAVGGVERNTVEIMRKLNQQFDFIVITMERLRAEQGSLAAQAMDVAAQVIEMAEIVRHEDYLRVLTRLKSTLKPELVWVCNGSPWFCDNAPSIRRVFRDVPIIDQEVYDVEQGWITRYGEPGIRSFDHFIAVNKKIERRFREDFGIDPKQTHLIYSAVDTLRIQQFKQSQPDEAELREKFGLPQGKRIFTFVARLTQQKRPLEFLKLAKLRCGNQDEYFVLVGDGELADEANAFIEKNELKNVKRIPYVENTLELHAVTDGIIFTSAYEGLPIAMIEALAMGVPAFATDVGDIADVVSEYYGGGVISVNLSDININTEFENWLKNHQEYRVKLKAREQDILDRFSSSNIAKQYVECWDGAIRQYKKQGVTV, from the coding sequence ATGAATGAACTATTCAATAACCTACTCGTATCATGCCCAAATCAGGGAGGCCTTTTCCTGATCCATGAGGGCGTTACTTATAAACTGGATAATTTTAGCGCGACGGGATTTTCGGTAAATAGTGAAAAATTCGCTAGAGGCCTCCAACCCTCGTCAGTGTTGATTCATAGCCAAAAGAAGCCTGATTCCGAGCCCAGTACTGTTGCCGCTGACGATATACACGATGTGTTGATCGTGGACGACTTTATATATTTTGTAGGTACATCCGGTAACGAAATAATCAAGGTTGATGGTAAGTCCGCAGAAATAGATAGATGGACCTTTGAGGGAGATGTTGACTCGCTTCATATTAACTGCCTTGGGCTTTGGAATGAGCGCATTGTTTTCTCTGCATTTGGAGATTTTAAACAGCACCGCGAATATAAAGGAAAAACCAGAGAGGCTGGCTATGTAAAGGATTTACTTAGCGGAAAGGAACTCATCAAAGGTCTATCTCAGCCTCACAGCTTAACGCCTTTAGATGAAAATTTATTGTTGGCTAACTCTGAAAAGAAAGAGATAGCTGAATATAACAGTGCGGGAGAACTGGTTCGTTCGAAAGTTCTGGGGGGGTATACGCGAGGGATATGTGTCACTGATGACAAGATTTTTGTAGGCTTAAGCGCCTCTAGAAATCTTGAAGATCCTGGAGTCGGTAGCGCCACGATTGTAGCCCTTGACAAAGTAACGTGGGAGGAGCTGGGACGTTTAAGTCTGCTTGCTCCAGAAGTATATGAGATACAGCAGGTAAGCAATAAAGACCTGCTGTGTAGTGCACTTGGAAAGGTCGCGTCATACTCATCTGAGACACTAAGCCAGGTCATTCATGATCGTGAGCAGGAAATATTAGTGCTTGAGCAGAAGATCAGCGCGCTGGATTTGGAAGCTCTATCGCTTAAGCAGAAGATTGGCGCGCTGGATTTAGAAGCTCTATCGCTTAAGCAGAAGATTGGCGCGCTAGATTTGGAAGCTCTATCGCTTAAGCAGGAAATAAAAGAGCGCGATTCGGAAATAAGCCGCTTAAGCCAAGATGTGGCAGCTAAGTTAGCTGAGATCGATTCTCTTGGTCAGACCATTCTTGACCGAGATGAAAAGCTGGCTGCATTCAGCAAGGCTGCTCATGAACATAAACAAACTATTAGTAACCTACAGCATATCATTACTCAAATTGAGCATAGGCTGTCTGTATTTGCCGAAAAAGATAAGGGGATTGGAAAAGTGGTTTTGAGTAGACTGGAAAGCCGTAGTAAGTTGCTTTACTGGTATTGGAAGTTGTTGCGGTCTCCTCTATTTGATTCTGAATGGTACCTGAAAAATTATCCAGATGTGGCGCAAAAAGGCGTTAATCCTCTAAAACACTATTTAGCGATAGGATGGAAAGAGAGTAGGCAGCCAGGTCCATATTTTGACAGCGAATATTATCGAGCTCGCTATCCCGATATCGCAGGCTTAGACATGCCTCCTCTGGTTCACTATTGGCTGCATGGATGCTCCGAAGGGCGTCACCCTAATTCACTGTTTGATATGGACTGGAATCGACCTGAGAGGGATTTATCACTCTCTTCGAATGAAGAGTCTGGTACTTTGGCCGGACAGACCAGCTCTACTAATCCAATTCTAATAAGCGTGATTATCCCAACTTATAACAGAGGTAAGCTCCTGCCTGAAATTATTGCTGCATGGCGCGAAGTGAATGCAGTGACTTTGTTTCCGTATGAGATTATTTTCTCTGATGATGGCTCATCTGATGGCTCGGTCGAATTTCTTGAGACGGTGAATGGCTTGCCGTTAAAAGTGCTGCGTAATGCGCATGGAGGGGCTTCAAGTGCGCGAAATGCTGCGATTAGAGCGGCTTCAGGTGATAAGCTGCTTATCATAGGGGATGATATCTTCCCTGATCCTCAAATTCTTAATATTCATGCTGAAATATGCGAGCAGCTAGGACCGAAAGTCGCCACGCTGGGTGTTGTCGATTGGCATCAAGACCTCGATGTTAATCATCTGATGCATCATATTACAGAAATTGGAAATGAGCAGTTTAGTTATAATCGCCTTAAAGACAACGACTTTACTGACTTTAGACATTTTTATACCTGTAATATCTGTGTTGACAGACGTTTTCTTCTTGAGGAGGACGTGATTTTTGACGAGCGATTTGACGAGTATGGTTTTGAAGACATCGAATTAGGTTATCGGTTAGCGAAACGCGGGCTAAAGTTATTTTATACCACTCGAGCGAAAGGTGATCATTATCATCCCTATGTGACGTCAAAGTTCTGTAAACGCCAAATTTCAGCAGGGAAAATGGCTGTGGTATTTGCAAGGATGCACTCTGGTATTGATACGATATTGGGAGTTGCGTCACTTGAGAAAAAAGCGCACAAGAGCCGCGCATCACAATTCTCTCAAGAGAGGTGGCAACAGAGGTTAGATGCGCTTGTCAGTAGGTGTGAGTATTACGAAGAGCTTATCGCGGCCACGCCTGATGACATTTCTATGGGCATTCGGAAATGTTTGAGCACTTTGTATGTGCATCTATTTCGAGCGATGTATGAGTATGGAGTCATCCAAAAGCTGGGTGATTATCCTAATTCTTTGGCAATCGCCATGGAAGCGCACTTTCCGAGTATTGGCTCAGATTACTGGGATAAGCTTGAGAAGAGCGCAGGGGAGACTGATGGCTTGTCTTCCGCTGAGCTTTACAATCTGTGTGAGGCGCTTAATACAGGGAGTGAGAGAGACCTTCATTATGGTTCAAAGCAGCGTCAGCTGTTTGATGAATTAATGCAGGCCCAGTTGCTGTTAGAGTCGCAAGTGACTCTGGTTAGTAAAATGGACAGATTCATGCAATTGGCGTCAAGGGCGGTTTATCATCTTTTAAACAACCCAAGATACTTAATCCATCGAACAAGACAGCTAATCAGTGAGAATAAAAGGAGCGGTAAGTTAAATGTCGCTAATACTGATGTCGCCACTGTTATTAAGGCTATCCCTGCACTTGTAGTTGGTTCGCCTGGTTTAGAAACAAAGACTTTAGTAGCGAATTTCCGTCGCACCTTTGGCGACACTGCAAAAGTGTACGAGTTGTTGCAGTGTGGAATGTTGTCTCTAATCGAGGAGAGTGGTCTCAGCGGCAACCCTATTACACCGTCAGCTGCCGAAGCTACGGCATTCTATTGGCCAATATCTTCATCAGCCATTTCCTGCCCTGATCATTTGTATTCTGCTTATGTGGCTCTTATAGAGAACAGCTTAGATCTATCAATAATTTCTAATTCTCTTGCGTCAGAAGGAAGCATTTGTATTAGTAATTTGCGCGATCATATGATTTTCTCACGCGACATCGCTCATGCTGTTTTTGAAAACGAACTCAATCAGACTCCGTTGCGCGGAAAAATTCTTCGGTTATTGCCGGCAAGAAGTAGTGCTGTTGAAGCGCGTATTGGTGAAGTGCTTGATTGCAGTAGTGTTGAAGTTGATGAAGATGGTTTCTTTTCTAGTCAGGAGAAACCTTCGCATGGCTTGATTCGATATGAGTCTCAGTATTTGCCGCCACGTTTAAGTACAAAGCCGGTTATCTTTGTATTCCCTATTTTCTTAGCGGTAGGCGGCGTGGAACGTAATACCGTTGAGATAATGAGGAAGCTGAATCAGCAATTTGATTTCATTGTGATAACGATGGAGAGATTACGTGCAGAGCAAGGTAGCCTGGCCGCCCAGGCTATGGATGTCGCAGCTCAAGTCATTGAGATGGCCGAGATTGTGCGACATGAGGACTATTTGCGCGTTTTGACTCGATTAAAGTCGACTTTGAAACCTGAACTAGTCTGGGTCTGCAATGGCTCTCCTTGGTTTTGTGATAATGCGCCCTCTATTCGGCGCGTGTTTCGCGATGTGCCGATCATCGATCAGGAAGTATATGATGTTGAGCAAGGGTGGATTACCCGATACGGTGAGCCTGGAATTAGGTCTTTTGACCATTTTATTGCTGTTAATAAGAAGATTGAGCGACGCTTCCGTGAAGATTTTGGAATTGACCCAAAACAGACGCACTTAATCTATTCTGCTGTTGATACTTTGCGCATTCAGCAGTTTAAACAGTCGCAACCTGATGAGGCTGAGCTGAGGGAAAAATTTGGGCTTCCTCAAGGGAAGAGAATATTTACGTTTGTAGCACGGCTTACGCAGCAGAAAAGACCTCTTGAGTTCCTAAAGCTGGCAAAACTACGTTGCGGTAATCAGGACGAGTATTTTGTGTTAGTCGGTGATGGCGAGCTTGCTGATGAGGCTAATGCATTCATTGAAAAAAATGAACTGAAGAATGTAAAACGAATACCATATGTTGAAAATACGCTTGAACTCCATGCGGTGACTGACGGAATTATATTTACCTCTGCGTATGAGGGATTACCGATAGCGATGATTGAAGCATTAGCAATGGGAGTCCCGGCATTTGCGACTGACGTGGGCGATATTGCAGATGTAGTGAGTGAATACTATGGCGGTGGTGTGATTTCAGTAAATTTGTCGGATATTAATATAAACACTGAATTTGAAAATTGGCTTAAAAACCATCAGGAATATCGGGTTAAGTTGAAGGCTCGAGAGCAGGATATACTTGATCGTTTTTCCAGTTCGAATATAGCAAAGCAGTATGTTGAGTGCTGGGATGGTGCGATTAGACAATACAAAAAACAAGGTGTAACAGTATGA
- a CDS encoding ABC transporter ATP-binding protein — protein MSFNNSSEPLNTNSTDNTAIRIRNLSKCYQIYESPRDRLKQFVLPKLKRFSNRPPVHYYRDFWALRDVSFEIKRGETVGIVGRNGSGKSTLLQIICGTLSPTEGVVEINGRIAALLELGAGFNPEFTGRENVYLNAAVLGLSQSEVDERFDDIAAFADIGQFIDQPVKTYSSGMVVRLAFAVAINVDPEILVIDEALSVGDELFQRKCFSRIEAIRDSGATILFVSHSGSTVVELCDRAILMDSGERLAVGKPKQIIGNYQKLLYAPIDKRESIRNQLLQANDVMPEQVSGVDGLPQPTNKAQEEGGQHLQENFDPHLKPVSTIEYESRGATIESLQILTLTGEPVNGLVRGKKYRYCYSVKFDVAATNVRFGMLLKTTSGLELGGSISAPSLAESVPFIPQGKVVSVEFTFHCYLNPGVYFMNAGVLAVCGQEETFLHRKIDAIAFRVLPVTSSTATEIVDFCCTPLVSIDE, from the coding sequence ATGTCCTTTAATAATAGTAGCGAGCCGTTAAACACTAACAGCACTGATAATACGGCTATTCGAATTCGAAACCTAAGTAAGTGCTATCAAATATACGAGTCTCCGCGAGATAGGCTTAAACAGTTTGTTCTTCCAAAGCTAAAACGTTTCAGTAATCGGCCGCCAGTACATTATTATCGCGATTTTTGGGCTCTCAGAGATGTTTCATTTGAAATAAAGAGAGGTGAAACTGTTGGGATTGTTGGGCGTAATGGTTCTGGTAAGTCCACTCTTCTGCAAATAATTTGTGGTACTTTGTCTCCGACAGAGGGCGTAGTCGAGATAAATGGTCGTATTGCAGCGCTTTTGGAATTGGGGGCGGGATTCAATCCAGAGTTTACGGGAAGGGAAAACGTTTATCTTAACGCAGCGGTTCTAGGACTAAGCCAAAGCGAAGTTGACGAGCGATTTGATGATATAGCAGCATTTGCTGATATTGGGCAGTTTATAGATCAGCCAGTTAAGACATATTCTAGTGGAATGGTTGTTCGGCTTGCATTTGCTGTAGCCATTAATGTTGACCCGGAAATCCTGGTTATTGACGAAGCTTTGTCTGTTGGAGATGAGCTTTTCCAACGAAAATGCTTTTCTCGAATTGAAGCTATTCGTGACAGCGGGGCAACAATTTTATTCGTTTCCCACTCTGGGAGTACAGTTGTGGAACTGTGCGATAGAGCCATACTCATGGACTCTGGTGAGAGGCTTGCGGTTGGCAAGCCCAAGCAAATTATAGGGAACTATCAAAAACTGCTTTATGCTCCTATAGATAAAAGAGAGAGCATTCGTAACCAGTTACTCCAGGCCAATGATGTTATGCCTGAACAAGTGAGCGGAGTCGATGGTCTGCCTCAGCCTACTAATAAGGCGCAGGAAGAGGGAGGCCAGCATCTCCAGGAAAATTTTGATCCACACTTGAAGCCTGTTAGTACAATTGAATATGAGTCACGTGGCGCTACGATCGAATCACTCCAGATCTTGACTCTTACTGGGGAGCCTGTGAATGGACTTGTTCGTGGCAAGAAGTATAGATATTGCTATAGCGTGAAATTTGATGTCGCCGCTACAAATGTTCGTTTTGGTATGTTGCTTAAAACAACCTCAGGACTAGAGCTTGGAGGGTCAATTTCGGCGCCATCTCTTGCTGAGTCTGTTCCATTTATCCCACAAGGAAAAGTTGTATCTGTTGAGTTTACCTTTCATTGCTACTTAAACCCGGGTGTTTACTTCATGAATGCTGGAGTGTTAGCGGTTTGTGGTCAAGAGGAAACGTTTTTACATAGAAAAATAGATGCAATTGCATTTCGTGTATTGCCGGTAACTTCTAGCACTGCAACAGAAATTGTTGATTTTTGCTGCACTCCACTGGTAAGTATTGATGAATGA
- a CDS encoding ABC transporter permease, with protein MPQYSSSLTGLILSISHNWQLIRQMTKREVVGRYRGSFLGLAWSFFHPILMLVVYTFVFSVIFKAKWGVGGDESKSQFAIVLFVGLIVHGVFAEVINRAPGLILGNVNFVKKVVFPIEILPVVCLFAALFHSLISLLVLLIAFIIFNGFIHWTAIFLPLIFIPFILLILGGAWILASIGVFIRDVGQTIVIITTVLLFLSPVFFPIDALPANYHSLIMLNPLTFIIEQSRGVLIWGRVPDWFGLGIYSLVSVALAWAGYAWFQKTRRGFSDVL; from the coding sequence ATGCCTCAGTACTCTTCTTCTTTAACAGGGCTGATTCTATCGATCAGCCATAATTGGCAACTTATTCGGCAAATGACAAAAAGAGAAGTTGTTGGCCGGTATCGAGGCTCTTTTTTAGGGCTGGCATGGTCATTTTTTCATCCAATATTAATGTTGGTTGTCTACACATTTGTATTTTCTGTGATATTTAAAGCCAAGTGGGGCGTTGGTGGTGATGAAAGTAAATCTCAGTTTGCGATAGTTCTTTTTGTTGGACTTATTGTTCATGGCGTTTTTGCTGAAGTTATCAACCGAGCGCCAGGGTTGATTTTAGGGAATGTGAACTTTGTAAAAAAAGTAGTGTTTCCTATTGAGATACTACCAGTGGTTTGTCTGTTTGCTGCATTATTTCACTCATTAATTAGCCTGTTGGTATTGTTAATAGCATTTATTATTTTTAACGGGTTTATACACTGGACGGCCATATTCTTACCTTTAATATTTATACCGTTTATTCTGCTTATATTAGGGGGAGCATGGATTTTGGCCTCTATAGGTGTATTTATTCGAGATGTTGGGCAAACAATAGTCATAATTACCACAGTTCTACTCTTCCTTTCGCCTGTTTTCTTTCCTATTGATGCTCTGCCTGCAAACTATCATTCTTTAATTATGCTGAATCCACTAACGTTCATCATTGAGCAATCAAGAGGCGTTCTTATATGGGGGCGTGTGCCTGATTGGTTTGGTTTGGGTATCTACTCACTTGTCTCTGTAGCTTTGGCATGGGCCGGGTACGCGTGGTTTCAAAAGACAAGAAGAGGCTTTTCGGATGTCCTTTAA
- a CDS encoding methyltransferase, whose translation MQEDSKGSPGHNFDELKERFQNNIYGTPKGRLRLDLINEDLDAHLAERLGEDAWRILDIGCGAAMISGRLAQAGHRLTLTDLSAEMLTAARANLEALGAAQACEEWREGAMQDVLPQLQGPYDLIIIHAVLEWMDDPRPALELALSKLRNGGVLSLAFYNRNGLIYRNLLQGNFRKLKKNNWFYRKGGLTPQNPLDPDEVYGWLQQAGMHQICKRGIRTFYDFMQKHVARERSYEDVLEMERMHSQKEPYLSLGRYIHVLYQKG comes from the coding sequence ATGCAAGAAGATTCAAAGGGTTCCCCAGGGCACAACTTCGACGAACTGAAAGAACGCTTCCAGAATAATATTTACGGCACCCCCAAAGGGCGCTTGCGACTGGATCTGATCAACGAAGACCTGGACGCCCATTTGGCGGAACGTTTGGGAGAGGACGCCTGGCGAATATTGGACATTGGCTGCGGCGCGGCGATGATCAGCGGGCGCTTGGCGCAAGCGGGACATCGGCTGACGCTGACCGACCTGTCCGCAGAGATGCTGACGGCGGCCCGCGCCAATCTGGAGGCTCTGGGAGCGGCGCAGGCCTGCGAGGAGTGGCGTGAAGGTGCGATGCAGGACGTTCTGCCGCAACTCCAGGGACCTTATGATTTGATAATCATCCATGCAGTGCTGGAGTGGATGGACGATCCCCGTCCCGCTCTGGAGCTGGCGCTGAGCAAACTGCGTAACGGCGGCGTGCTGTCCCTGGCTTTCTACAACCGAAATGGCCTGATCTACCGCAATCTATTACAGGGCAATTTTCGCAAACTCAAGAAGAACAACTGGTTCTACCGTAAAGGCGGACTGACGCCGCAGAATCCACTAGATCCGGATGAAGTCTACGGCTGGCTGCAGCAAGCGGGCATGCATCAGATATGTAAACGGGGCATCCGCACTTTTTACGACTTCATGCAAAAGCACGTCGCCCGCGAACGCAGCTATGAAGACGTACTGGAAATGGAGCGCATGCACTCCCAGAAAGAACCCTACCTTTCCCTGGGACGCTATATTCATGTGTTGTATCAGAAGGGGTAG
- a CDS encoding CopD family protein: MLSLLKILHVLAALGWVGGMFFAYVILRPTAAEQLQPPQRLPLWSEVLTRFFRWVWIAVLTLWGSGMGMLALWGGKPPLYVHIMLGGALTMTLIFIGVFFFPFRRLKTCTLEKTWSEAGAALNQVRQAVLANLCLGLIVICVAVGRWPL, from the coding sequence ATGCTTTCGCTACTCAAAATACTTCATGTTCTAGCGGCCCTGGGCTGGGTCGGCGGTATGTTTTTCGCTTATGTCATTCTGCGCCCTACCGCCGCGGAACAATTACAGCCGCCTCAGCGCCTGCCGTTGTGGTCGGAAGTGCTGACCCGCTTTTTCCGATGGGTGTGGATCGCCGTGCTGACGCTCTGGGGCTCCGGCATGGGCATGCTCGCTCTGTGGGGCGGCAAACCGCCGTTGTATGTACACATCATGCTGGGCGGCGCTTTGACTATGACGCTCATTTTCATTGGGGTGTTTTTCTTTCCCTTTCGCAGGCTGAAGACCTGCACGCTGGAAAAGACCTGGAGCGAAGCCGGCGCCGCGTTGAATCAAGTGCGGCAGGCGGTATTGGCCAACCTCTGCCTGGGACTCATCGTCATCTGCGTCGCCGTTGGCAGGTGGCCGCTTTAA